The nucleotide window ACGCTCACTTCGGCGTTTAACCGCGCAGATAAACTGTGCTTACGCCTCCGTAGCGAACGTCTGCGCACGCAGCCGCCGGAGCAATTTAACTTTTAAATTGCTCTGGAAGCAGGATCAGGGCCAACAGGATCAAGGCCTGGCCGAAAGCTGAAAACAGCGCGAATCTGATGGCGCGGCCGCCCCGGCAGCCGCCCGGCTGTAGCCCGGCTGTAGCCCGGCTGTAGTCTGTCCAAAGGCTCCCCGCACAGTGTGGGGAGCCTTTGACGTTTTGGCGCTCTGATGTCTTCCAGCCGCAGCCGCTCCGGCAGTGCACCGTGCAAAGGCTTTTTCGACAGGCGGCACGCATGCGTCTGCCGCGCGAGCTTTTGTTACAGTAGTGTGACAAAAACCACGGAATTGCTCCTGTGTATCGCAGTATAAGGTGCGCAAGGCCAAAAATTTTTTAGTAGCCCAAAAAGCAGGTTATAAAAATTTATTTCCCCTTTCGGGTTTGTTATGCAAACAGTGCTGGACAATCAGCGGTCTTTTTGCTTCCGTATGCCCCGTATAGCCCTTTATGGGGGGGAAAGACACGGACCTGGGGCAGACACCCCGGCCTTGAGATACCCAATAGGGCCCGGACGCCTGTACCGCAACGCAGCGGGGCTTCCGGCCTCATGATGGGGTGAAGCAACGAGGGGAGAGCGGGCGAGAAGGTTCCAAACGGGGGCCAGCGCGCGCGTTGAGGCGGCCCATGGGGTTCGCCATCTGTGCAGGAGGGGAGATGCCGTTTTTGCTTTGCCACAATGACCCGCATAAGGCGGCTGGTTAGCATTCCATATTTTTATGCCCGCGCCCCTACCGGGCGGGCAAGAGACTACAAGGCTTTTTCCATGCCAAATCTGCACAGTTTTCTCCAACGGCTTTTCCCCATTTGCCGGAGCATCACCGGTAATGGCGTTCGGCAGACTCTTTCCATACTCAAGGAAGAGCTGCCGGGCCTGCAAATGCATGAAGTTCCTTCAGGCAGTCAGGTGTTCGACTGGACAGTGCCCGATGAGTGGAACATCACCGAAGCACGGCTGACAGGCCCCGACGGCGAAATTATCGCCGATTTTTCTCACTGCAATCTGCATGTGGTGGGCTACTCCGAGCCAGTGGATCTCATGCTGTCCCTTGAGGATTTGCAGGAGCATCTCTACTCCCGCCCGGATCTGCCAGAGGCCATCCCCTACGTAACGTCCTATTACGCCCGGCGCTGGGGCTTCTGCCTCAAGCACAGCGTGCGCGAGAAGCTCAAACCGGGCATGTACCATGCGGTGATCAAGTCCACGCTCGCACCCGGCCATCTCACGTATGGCGAGCTGGTATTGCCCGGCCACAGCGAGAAGGAAGTTTTTCTTTCCACCTATGTGTGCCACCCCTCCATGGCCAATAATGAGCTTTCCGGCCCTGTGGTGGCCCTGGCCCTGGCGCGCTGGCTGCAAACCGCGCCGCGCCGCTATACGTACCGATTTGTTTTTGTGCCGGAAACCATCGGCTCCATTACCTATCTCAGCAAAAATTATCTGCAGTTGCGCGAGCGGGTGGTGGCCGGGTTCAACCTGACCTGCCTTGGAGACGACCGCGCCTATTCCTATCTGCCGAGCCGCAAGGGCAACACCCTGGCAGACAAGGCGGCCCTGCACGTGCTGCAACATTTTGCCCCGGACTTTGTGCGGTACACCTTTCATGACAGGGGCAGCGACGAGCGGCAGTACTGCTCGCCAGGAATCGATCTGCCCCTGTGCAGCGTCATGCGCACCAAGTACCATGTCTTTCCCGAGTACCACACGTCGCTGGACGACTGCTCGCTGGTCACGGAACAAGGACTTCAGGGCGGCTTTGAAATAATGCGCAAAGTGCTCGCAGCTATTGAAGAAAACGCGACGTACCAGTGCAAGGTTCTGTGCGAACCGCAACTGGGCAAGCGGGGGCTGTACCCCACGCTGAGCACCAGATATTCCTGTACCGAGCAGGTCGATCTCATGATGGATCTGCTGGCCTACGCCGACGGAACCATGAGCTTGCTGGACGAAGCCGAAATCGTGGGCGCGGATGTTTTTCGGTGCAGCGACGTCATGCGGCAGCTTGAAGAACAGGGCGTGGTGATCCGAAAAATGGATGACTGAGCCCGGTGGGCTGTACTGTCGCGTTGTCACGTTACGTTGGAGAGTTTTGTGGGGGAGTTTTGTGGGGGAGGGACCCTTTTGCAAAAGGGTCACCTCCCCCACGCCCCCACCCCCTAAAACTTTTATTATAGAGCATGTTAACTTTGAAAAAGTGTAAATGCTCTAACGCTGCACGAACGTGCAGCGCGCCACAACGTGACTGAATGAAAACTTTGGGATGTGAAGCAGTTCAAATTAATCTGCTCTAGAAAGCACGACAGTTCAAAGCGTATTTGCTCTCAGATAGCACGCGCGCGCCGCGCGGGCGTTCATGAAAAAAAGCCCCCATTCGGGGGCTTTTTTCGTAGAAATTGGGTGGAAAATCAGGCCGCGAGTTTTTCCAGCGCGTCGCGGGCTATCTGGCTGACGCTTTTTTCATACACGTCATTGCCGTCAAAGAGTTCGCACTGTTCTTCAAGCCCGGCGTCAGCCAGGCGGCGCAGGGCGGGGGCGTCCATAAGGTCGGGGGGCAACTGGCTCAGGGCCCAGGCGGCCATGCCCCGGCAGATGACATCCTGGTCTTCCAGTCCCTTGAGCAGCCATTTTCGCGCGCCAAGGCACATCTCCGGCCGTGCCTGCGCAAGTCGGCCTATGCCCCAGTAGCAGGAGCGCCGCAGGATGTCGTGGTCGCAAAAATTGTCGTCATGACCAAGGTCAATGATGTAGGAAATAAGAATGCGGTGAAAATCCTTGGCAAGGGGGGCGCTGGCGGCCAGAATTTCGGCAAAGGCATTGGGGATGCCCCAACCGATATTGCCGGATTCTTCATTGAGGTGCCACATGAGGCGGCGGATGATGTTTTTGGCGGCCTCGGGCTGTGTTTCGGCAAGCCGGGCCGTTACCTGCCCCAGAGCCGCGGCGGCGCGGTGCATGGTTTGCGGGCCGAGCAAGAGAAAAGAAAACAGCGGGCCCACGTTTTCAAGGCCGCCCTTGGCTATTTCGTCAAGATGGCTGCGCCATTCCGGACTGTTGATGGTATCTTTCAGTTTTTGTTTGGCTGAGCGCATGCGGGCCATGATCCATATCCTCCAGAGGCTGTGTTCTGGCTCTTCACCCATACTTATGGTTTTTTACTCTCCTGGCAAGGCGGCCCGTCACATTTCTTTTTTCTGGTTCATGCGTAACGGCGTGACCTCTGGAGCCGCCACTTGAGATCAGAAGGCTCGCTGTACCGTCTCTCAAATGCTGCAAAAAAACGTCACCCAGAAGGGCACGCTGAAGTCCAGCACAAGGGCGTGCACAATGGATATGAACACCCACTGGTTTCCGGCGTAGCGGGTAATGACTGGCAGGGTGGTATCGACAGTGGAAGCGCCGCCGCAGCTGATGGCCGCAATAGGGCCCATATAGCGCACCAGCAGCGGCGTGAAGAGCAGGGTGAAGAGTTCGCGCAGAATATTGCTGATAAGGGCAATGGTTCCCAGCTCCGGCCCCTTGTATTGCGTGATGAAGATGGAAGAAAGCGAATAGTAGGCAAATCCCGCGCCCACAGCCATGCATTCGGCAGCGCTGTACACGAGAAAAAGGCTGACAAGGGCTGTTCCGGCAAAGGTGCCCACCGTGGTGGCCAGGGGGAGCAGCAGCACACGGGGCCGCAGGCTGCGCAGCATTTCGCCAAGCCGTCTGTCCGACCCCATTGAGATGCCCACAAGGATCATGAGCAGCCACAGCATGTAGAGCGTCATGTCGTGTTCAATGAAGTAGTCGGGGATAAAGCCCATGCGGGCCAGCAGTACGCCAGCGCCGAAAAAAAACAGGATGACGAGGCTGCCTTTCATGCCTGTGAGTCCTCCTGGCTGGCATGGCTGGCACGGCTGGCACGGCTGACACGGCTGGAAGAAGACGGCGCGCCCGTCTGGCCCCCGGTGTCAGGGGGCGTGGTGAGGGCGTCGGGTTCCGGCGGTTGGCGGAAAAAACGGCGGATGCAGAGCACGCAGGCAATAGAGCCCGCAATAGCGCTTACGGTGAGCACAACAGCAGCGCCGCCCAGTTTGGGCAGGTTCGCCATGAGGGTGGTGTTGCCGCCCACGGAAATGCCGAGGGCAAAGAGCAGCAGCATGATGGCCGGGGTGACGCAGCGCGCGAGTTTGGCGGCCAGAGGCCTGCCGCGCAGCAGAAGGCCCACGGCAATACCCAGAAACATGAGGCCCATGGCGATAAACACAAAATCCTCCGCAGCCGGAAAAAGCTTTTGCAGATGCCCGCACCGAAAAAAAGCGCAGGGCGGCGCGTGTTTTACAGGGGCTGGTGTGCCCCCGCGTGGCTTCAAAAAAAGTAACAACACTTCGGGCTGGGCGCAGCGGCGGTACGGCCCCGGTTGATGGCCAAGACCTTCCTTCCCCTGCGGCACCCCGTATTTTAGAGCAATTTCATTTTGAAATTACTCTTCGGAATCCCTGATTAACGAACCTCCAGGAAACGCGCAGTTATTTCGTTTGGCAAGGCGCGCTCTTTTTTTGAAGCAGGAGTGGACTCTTCCGTCCTCGACTGTTTCAAAAAAAGTGAAGCAAGTCCGCCAAACGAAATAAATCAGCGTTTCCCCAAAAGTTTTAGGGGGAGGGGGCGTGGGGGAGGAGACCCTTTTACAAAAGGGTCCCTCCCCCACAAAATATTTCAAAATGGTATGGCTTCCGCAGGGGCTGAATGCGCGCGAGTCCCTCCCCCACAAAATATTTCACCGTAATCTTACACTACGTCTAGCGGGCGATTTGTCGCAGGGACTGCCGCAAAAAGGCCAGCGTGGAGGCATAGCGCTGGTCTTCGCGCTGCATATAGT belongs to Desulfovibrio sp. and includes:
- a CDS encoding DVU0298 family protein, whose translation is MARMRSAKQKLKDTINSPEWRSHLDEIAKGGLENVGPLFSFLLLGPQTMHRAAAALGQVTARLAETQPEAAKNIIRRLMWHLNEESGNIGWGIPNAFAEILAASAPLAKDFHRILISYIIDLGHDDNFCDHDILRRSCYWGIGRLAQARPEMCLGARKWLLKGLEDQDVICRGMAAWALSQLPPDLMDAPALRRLADAGLEEQCELFDGNDVYEKSVSQIARDALEKLAA
- a CDS encoding LysO family transporter, translated to MFIAMGLMFLGIAVGLLLRGRPLAAKLARCVTPAIMLLLFALGISVGGNTTLMANLPKLGGAAVVLTVSAIAGSIACVLCIRRFFRQPPEPDALTTPPDTGGQTGAPSSSSRVSRASRASHASQEDSQA
- a CDS encoding DUF4910 domain-containing protein, which gives rise to MPNLHSFLQRLFPICRSITGNGVRQTLSILKEELPGLQMHEVPSGSQVFDWTVPDEWNITEARLTGPDGEIIADFSHCNLHVVGYSEPVDLMLSLEDLQEHLYSRPDLPEAIPYVTSYYARRWGFCLKHSVREKLKPGMYHAVIKSTLAPGHLTYGELVLPGHSEKEVFLSTYVCHPSMANNELSGPVVALALARWLQTAPRRYTYRFVFVPETIGSITYLSKNYLQLRERVVAGFNLTCLGDDRAYSYLPSRKGNTLADKAALHVLQHFAPDFVRYTFHDRGSDERQYCSPGIDLPLCSVMRTKYHVFPEYHTSLDDCSLVTEQGLQGGFEIMRKVLAAIEENATYQCKVLCEPQLGKRGLYPTLSTRYSCTEQVDLMMDLLAYADGTMSLLDEAEIVGADVFRCSDVMRQLEEQGVVIRKMDD
- a CDS encoding lysine exporter LysO family protein, which codes for MKGSLVILFFFGAGVLLARMGFIPDYFIEHDMTLYMLWLLMILVGISMGSDRRLGEMLRSLRPRVLLLPLATTVGTFAGTALVSLFLVYSAAECMAVGAGFAYYSLSSIFITQYKGPELGTIALISNILRELFTLLFTPLLVRYMGPIAAISCGGASTVDTTLPVITRYAGNQWVFISIVHALVLDFSVPFWVTFFCSI